One genomic region from Yersinia canariae encodes:
- the glgB gene encoding 1,4-alpha-glucan branching protein GlgB, with translation MPVLPDRQVINQIISGHYADPFAVLGMHQTEQGLQVCALLPDAKEVWLVETETGRNVAQLTSEDPRGFFIAKLPRRKKPFRYQLAVTWQESTQILDDPYRFGTLLQDIDTWLLAEGTHLRPYERLGAHLMSLDEVPGVSFAVWAPNAQRVSVVGEFNFWDGRRHPMRRRRENGIWELFLPGVQAGQLYKFEIIDCHGQVRLKADPYAFKAQMRPETASLISPLPDVVENTATRQKANDLRSPVSIYEVHLGSWRRHTENNFWLSYGELADQLVEYVKYMGFTHVELLPINEHPFDGSWGYQPLGLYAPTRRFGTPQDFKDFVAKFHDAGINVILDWVPGHFPSDEHGLSTFDGTALYEYADPREGYHQDWNTLIYNYGRNEVRNYLAGNAFYWMERFGIDALRIDAVASMIYRDYSRAEGQWVPNYYGGRENLEAIAFLRYTNHTIGVERPGGVTMAEESTDFPGVTLPPDAGGLGFNYKWNMGWMHDTLNYMQCDPVHRKYHHNLMTFGMLYAYTENFILPISHDEVVHGKRSVLDRMPGDAWQKFANLRAYYGFMWAHPGKKLLFMGCEFAQGREWNFDTSLDWHLLDDENGWHKGVQRWVRDLNHCYQQNAPLYELDYQPAGFEWLVVDDHENSVFAFLRRDANGNELIVISNFTPVPRYNYRVGVPHSGHYREVLNSDSEFYRGSNLGNQGGIHCHHVSSHNHSHSLLLTLPPLSTLYLVREG, from the coding sequence ATGCCAGTACTTCCCGACCGTCAGGTGATTAATCAGATTATTTCCGGCCATTATGCTGATCCTTTTGCCGTCTTGGGCATGCACCAAACTGAGCAGGGGTTACAAGTGTGCGCGCTGTTGCCGGATGCCAAAGAAGTGTGGTTAGTTGAAACAGAAACTGGGCGTAATGTTGCTCAACTGACGAGTGAAGATCCGCGTGGTTTTTTCATAGCCAAACTTCCCCGCCGTAAAAAACCTTTTCGTTATCAGTTAGCTGTTACATGGCAAGAAAGTACGCAAATCCTCGACGATCCCTACCGGTTCGGCACGTTATTACAGGATATCGACACCTGGTTATTGGCCGAAGGTACGCATTTACGCCCTTATGAACGCTTAGGCGCACATTTGATGAGTTTGGACGAGGTGCCGGGTGTCAGTTTTGCGGTTTGGGCCCCAAATGCTCAACGTGTTTCTGTTGTGGGGGAATTTAACTTTTGGGATGGCCGCCGTCACCCCATGCGGAGACGGCGTGAAAACGGGATTTGGGAGCTATTCCTACCCGGAGTGCAGGCCGGGCAACTGTATAAATTTGAGATAATAGATTGCCATGGCCAGGTGCGGTTAAAGGCGGATCCCTATGCTTTTAAAGCCCAAATGCGCCCGGAAACTGCTTCACTGATTAGCCCGTTACCCGATGTGGTGGAAAATACCGCCACACGGCAAAAAGCCAATGACTTGCGCTCGCCAGTTTCTATTTATGAAGTGCATCTTGGGTCATGGCGACGCCATACCGAGAATAACTTTTGGCTCAGTTATGGGGAGTTAGCCGACCAACTGGTTGAATACGTTAAATACATGGGCTTTACCCATGTGGAATTACTGCCGATTAATGAGCACCCATTTGATGGCAGTTGGGGGTATCAGCCGCTGGGGTTGTATGCGCCGACTCGCCGATTTGGTACACCGCAGGACTTCAAAGATTTCGTCGCCAAATTCCATGATGCGGGGATTAACGTCATTCTTGACTGGGTTCCCGGCCATTTCCCCAGTGACGAGCACGGATTATCGACCTTTGACGGCACCGCCTTATATGAATATGCCGATCCGCGTGAAGGCTATCATCAGGATTGGAATACCCTGATTTATAACTATGGCCGCAATGAAGTTCGTAACTATCTGGCGGGCAATGCGTTTTATTGGATGGAGCGTTTTGGTATCGACGCATTACGCATTGATGCTGTTGCCTCGATGATTTACCGCGATTACAGCCGTGCTGAAGGGCAATGGGTACCTAACTACTACGGTGGCCGGGAAAATCTGGAAGCCATTGCTTTCCTGCGCTACACCAATCACACCATCGGTGTTGAGCGCCCCGGCGGTGTCACTATGGCCGAGGAATCTACTGATTTCCCCGGCGTGACATTACCCCCGGATGCCGGCGGATTGGGCTTTAACTACAAGTGGAATATGGGCTGGATGCATGACACGCTCAATTACATGCAATGTGACCCTGTCCACCGCAAATATCACCATAACCTTATGACTTTCGGTATGTTGTACGCCTATACCGAGAACTTTATTTTACCGATTTCTCACGATGAAGTTGTGCACGGCAAACGTTCAGTACTCGACCGGATGCCCGGAGATGCATGGCAGAAATTCGCTAATTTGCGGGCCTATTATGGGTTTATGTGGGCGCATCCGGGCAAAAAATTGCTATTTATGGGATGTGAATTCGCCCAAGGACGCGAGTGGAATTTCGATACCAGTCTGGACTGGCATCTGCTAGACGATGAAAACGGTTGGCATAAGGGAGTGCAGCGGTGGGTTCGTGATCTTAACCATTGTTATCAACAAAATGCGCCATTATATGAGTTGGATTATCAACCCGCAGGTTTTGAATGGCTGGTGGTCGATGACCATGAAAACTCGGTATTTGCTTTCCTGCGCCGTGATGCCAATGGTAACGAACTGATTGTTATTAGTAATTTCACTCCGGTCCCGCGTTATAACTACCGGGTGGGTGTCCCGCATAGTGGACATTACCGCGAAGTGCTGAATTCTGACTCTGAGTTTTATCGCGGCAGTAATTTAGGGAATCAGGGAGGCATTCATTGCCATCATGTTAGTAGCCATAATCACAGCCATTCATTGCTGCTAACCCTACCGCCGTTATCAACTCTCTATCTGGTGCGGGAGGGTTAG
- the glgA gene encoding glycogen synthase GlgA produces MRVLHVCSELFPLLKTGGLADVVGALPAAQIAEGADVRVMLPGFPDLRRGIPDTVLVREIDTFAGRVSLRYGHYQGIGIYLIDAPGLYDRAGSPYHDQSLHAYADNYRRFALLGWMACELACGLDGYWRPEVVHAHDWHAGLACAYLAARGRPARSVFTVHNLAYQGLFSGHHLAEIQLPAAFFQMYGLEFYGQISYLKAGLFFADHVTTVSPTYAKEITQPAFGYGMEGLLQERASQGRLTGILNGVDSAIWDPQTDTLLHARYDAENVQKKAVNKAHLQTTMGLEVTEKKPIFAVVSRLTEQKGLDLVLEALPDLLKLGGQLAVLGAGDAILQEAFLAAAADYSGQVGVQIGYHEAFSHRIIAGADVILVPSRFEPCGLTQLYGLKYGTLPLVRHTGGLADTVVDCALENLADGSASGFVFDECDAQALVRAIRRAFVLWSRPKHWRHVQRHAMGLDFGWQVAAADYLSLYRRL; encoded by the coding sequence ATGCGGGTTCTACACGTATGTTCAGAGCTATTTCCTTTGCTGAAAACCGGTGGGTTGGCTGATGTTGTTGGCGCGTTACCTGCCGCTCAGATTGCTGAGGGGGCTGATGTTAGGGTCATGCTGCCGGGTTTCCCTGACTTACGCCGTGGTATTCCAGATACCGTTCTGGTGAGGGAGATTGATACCTTTGCTGGCCGTGTTTCTTTACGTTATGGGCATTATCAGGGAATTGGTATTTATCTGATTGATGCGCCCGGTCTTTATGACCGGGCGGGTAGCCCATATCACGACCAGTCTTTGCATGCTTATGCTGATAATTATCGCCGCTTTGCATTGCTGGGGTGGATGGCTTGTGAACTGGCTTGCGGGTTGGATGGTTATTGGCGTCCAGAAGTGGTACATGCCCATGATTGGCATGCCGGGCTGGCTTGTGCTTACCTTGCGGCGCGTGGCCGTCCTGCGCGATCAGTCTTTACCGTCCATAATTTAGCTTATCAAGGCTTATTCTCAGGCCATCATTTGGCTGAGATACAGCTGCCTGCTGCATTTTTCCAAATGTATGGGCTGGAGTTTTACGGCCAAATTTCCTATCTGAAAGCCGGGTTGTTCTTTGCTGATCATGTCACAACAGTCAGCCCGACTTATGCCAAGGAAATTACCCAGCCTGCTTTTGGTTACGGTATGGAGGGGTTGCTACAAGAGCGGGCTAGCCAAGGGAGATTGACCGGGATCCTCAACGGCGTGGACAGTGCTATTTGGGACCCCCAAACGGATACTTTGCTTCATGCCCGTTATGACGCAGAAAATGTGCAAAAGAAAGCGGTCAATAAAGCCCATCTGCAAACCACGATGGGGTTGGAGGTGACTGAAAAGAAACCTATTTTTGCGGTTGTCAGCCGATTGACGGAACAAAAAGGGTTAGATTTAGTGCTGGAAGCGTTGCCCGACTTACTGAAATTGGGTGGTCAACTGGCGGTTCTGGGGGCGGGTGATGCCATTTTACAAGAGGCATTTTTGGCGGCAGCGGCGGACTATTCCGGCCAAGTTGGGGTACAAATAGGTTATCACGAGGCATTTTCACACCGAATCATTGCTGGTGCGGATGTGATTTTGGTGCCCAGCCGTTTTGAACCTTGTGGACTAACACAGCTGTATGGTTTGAAGTACGGCACATTGCCACTGGTCCGACATACGGGCGGTTTGGCAGATACCGTGGTGGATTGCGCGCTGGAAAATCTGGCGGATGGCAGCGCCTCGGGGTTTGTGTTTGATGAATGCGATGCACAGGCATTGGTACGGGCGATTCGCCGTGCTTTTGTGCTGTGGAGCCGGCCAAAACATTGGCGTCACGTTCAGCGCCACGCGATGGGGCTGGATTTTGGCTGGCAAGTAGCAGCGGCAGATTATCTGTCACTTTATCGGCGTCTCTAA
- the glgP gene encoding glycogen phosphorylase, whose product MTSPFSYTSPVVSVDALKHSIAYKLMFIVGKDPSIATQHDWLNATLFAVRDRMVERWLRSNRAQLSQDVRQVYYLSMEFLLGRTLSNALLSMGIYEDIEQALDEMGLNLSELLQEENDPGLGNGGLGRLAACFLDSLATLALPGRGYGIRYEYGMFSQKIVNGQQMESPDNWLEYGNAWEFPRHNTRYKVRFGGRIQQEGSKIRWLETEEILACAYDQIIPGFDTDATNTLRLWSAQASNEINLGKFNQGDYFAAVEDKNHSENVSRVLYPDDSTYSGRELRLRQEYFLVSATVQDILSRHWTMHQTFDNLADKIAIHLNDTHPVLSIPEMMRLLIDEHKFSWLDAWDVVQQVFSYTNHTLMSEALETWPIDMIGKILPRHLQIIFDINDHFLKLVQEQYPDEPELLPRVSIIDENDGRRVRMAWLAVIASHKVNGVSALHSELMVQSLFADFAHIFPNRFCNKTNGVTPRRWLGLANRPLAAVLDDSIGHNWRTNLSQLSELEKNLDYPSFLLALQKAKLENKKRLAIYIAEKLNIVVNPAALFDVQIKRIHEYKRQLLNVLHVITRYNRILEAPDEKWVPRVVIFAGKAASAYYNAKQIIRLINDVAKVINNDPRINNLLKVVFIPNYSVSLAQLIIPAADLSEQISLAGTEASGTSNMKFALNGALTIGTLDGANVEIREHVGEDNIFIFGNTTEQVEALRNNGYNPRKYYDEDPELHLVLTQIATGAFSPEEPNRYTSLFDSLVNLGDHYQLLADYRSYVDTQEQVDTLYRHPDEWTRKTLLNIANMGYFSSDRTIEEYADEIWHIKPIRL is encoded by the coding sequence ATGACATCACCGTTCAGTTATACCTCACCTGTTGTCAGTGTGGATGCGCTGAAACATTCCATTGCCTATAAACTGATGTTTATTGTGGGCAAAGACCCTTCTATTGCGACTCAGCACGATTGGCTGAATGCGACCTTATTTGCCGTGCGTGACCGGATGGTCGAACGCTGGCTGCGTTCTAACCGCGCACAATTATCACAAGATGTTCGGCAGGTTTATTATTTGTCGATGGAATTTTTATTGGGACGAACGCTCTCTAATGCACTGTTATCGATGGGTATTTATGAGGATATCGAGCAGGCTTTAGATGAAATGGGCCTTAACCTGTCTGAGCTGTTGCAAGAAGAAAATGACCCCGGCTTAGGTAATGGTGGGCTAGGGCGATTGGCCGCGTGTTTCCTGGACTCACTGGCAACATTGGCACTTCCGGGCCGTGGCTACGGTATTCGCTATGAATATGGCATGTTTAGCCAGAAAATAGTTAATGGTCAACAGATGGAGTCGCCAGATAACTGGCTGGAATACGGCAACGCTTGGGAATTCCCACGACACAACACCCGTTATAAAGTGCGTTTCGGGGGGCGAATTCAGCAAGAAGGCAGTAAGATCCGTTGGCTGGAAACTGAAGAAATCCTTGCCTGTGCTTATGATCAAATCATTCCTGGTTTTGATACAGATGCGACTAATACACTGCGCTTATGGTCAGCCCAGGCCAGTAATGAAATCAATCTGGGTAAATTCAATCAGGGCGATTACTTTGCCGCAGTTGAAGATAAAAACCATTCAGAAAACGTCTCCCGCGTACTTTATCCCGATGACTCGACATACTCCGGACGAGAGCTGCGTCTGCGGCAAGAGTACTTTTTAGTCTCTGCGACGGTGCAAGATATTCTTAGCCGTCATTGGACGATGCACCAAACATTCGACAATTTGGCAGATAAGATCGCCATTCACCTGAATGATACTCACCCTGTGCTCTCTATCCCTGAAATGATGCGGCTGCTGATTGATGAGCATAAATTTAGCTGGTTGGATGCTTGGGATGTGGTGCAGCAAGTCTTTTCTTACACCAACCATACCCTTATGAGTGAAGCGCTGGAAACCTGGCCCATCGACATGATCGGTAAGATTTTGCCACGCCATTTGCAAATCATCTTTGATATCAATGACCATTTCCTCAAGCTGGTACAGGAACAATATCCGGATGAACCAGAATTGTTGCCGCGCGTATCAATTATTGATGAAAATGATGGCCGACGTGTCCGTATGGCGTGGCTTGCAGTGATTGCCAGTCATAAAGTCAACGGCGTGTCTGCCCTGCATTCAGAATTAATGGTGCAATCGCTGTTCGCTGATTTTGCCCATATTTTCCCGAATCGCTTCTGCAATAAAACCAATGGCGTTACCCCTCGACGCTGGCTGGGGCTGGCGAATCGGCCACTGGCGGCTGTACTGGATGACAGTATCGGCCATAATTGGCGCACTAATTTGAGCCAACTGAGTGAGCTGGAAAAGAACCTCGATTATCCGAGCTTCTTGCTGGCATTACAGAAAGCCAAGTTGGAGAACAAGAAGCGGCTGGCGATATATATTGCTGAAAAGCTGAATATTGTGGTCAATCCGGCGGCGCTGTTTGATGTGCAAATCAAACGTATCCATGAGTACAAACGCCAACTGCTGAATGTTTTGCATGTAATCACGCGTTATAACCGTATTCTCGAAGCTCCTGATGAGAAGTGGGTACCGCGGGTGGTGATTTTTGCGGGTAAGGCGGCATCGGCTTATTACAATGCTAAACAGATTATTCGGCTGATCAATGATGTCGCCAAGGTGATCAACAATGATCCGCGCATTAATAATCTGCTGAAAGTGGTGTTTATCCCCAATTACAGTGTCAGTTTGGCGCAGTTGATCATTCCAGCGGCGGATCTTTCTGAACAGATCTCACTGGCGGGAACCGAGGCCTCTGGCACCAGCAATATGAAGTTTGCGCTGAATGGGGCGCTGACGATTGGCACTCTGGATGGGGCCAATGTTGAGATCCGCGAACATGTGGGTGAGGATAATATCTTTATCTTCGGTAATACCACTGAGCAGGTTGAGGCATTGCGTAATAATGGTTATAACCCGCGGAAATATTACGACGAAGATCCTGAGCTGCATTTGGTGCTTACACAGATTGCTACCGGTGCTTTCAGCCCGGAAGAACCTAATCGGTATACCAGTCTGTTTGATTCACTGGTCAATCTGGGGGATCATTATCAGTTACTGGCTGATTATCGCAGTTATGTGGATACCCAAGAGCAAGTTGATACGCTATATCGTCACCCAGATGAATGGACACGTAAAACCTTACTCAATATCGCCAATATGGGCTATTTCTCCTCAGACAGAACCATTGAGGAGTATGCCGATGAAATTTGGCATATTAAGCCTATCAGGCTGTAG
- the glgC gene encoding glucose-1-phosphate adenylyltransferase, giving the protein MVKFESKDPLMLARLLPNKSVALILAGGRGSRLKDLTATRAKPAVHFGGKFRIIDFALSNCLNSGIRRIGVITQYQSHSLVQHIQRGWSFLNEEMNEFVDLLPAQQRLSTEQWYKGTADAVYQNLDIIRRYKAEYIVILAGDHIYKMDYSRMLLDHAEKGAECTVACIPVPIKEATEFGVMEVTEDYQITAFYEKPANPPAMPGRPDMALASMGIYIFNADYLFKLLEEDRNTPGTSHDFGKDLIPKLTEQRVAWAHPFDLSCVTSNAELPPYWRDVGTLDAYWRANLDLASVTPELDMYDRDWPIRTHMEPLPPAKFVQDRSGSHGMTMNSLVSGGCIVSGSVVVHSVLFPRVRVNSFCTIDSTLLLPDVNVGRSCRLRRCIIDRACQIPEGMVIGENAEEDSARFYRSEGGIVLVTRAMLAKLKSE; this is encoded by the coding sequence ATGGTTAAGTTTGAGAGCAAAGACCCGTTGATGTTAGCCAGATTATTACCCAATAAATCTGTGGCGCTTATCTTGGCGGGGGGCCGTGGCTCGCGGCTGAAAGATTTAACGGCTACCCGGGCTAAACCCGCCGTTCATTTTGGTGGCAAATTCCGCATTATTGATTTTGCCCTTTCCAATTGCCTGAACTCCGGTATTCGGCGCATCGGCGTCATAACGCAATACCAGTCTCATAGTCTGGTTCAGCATATTCAACGGGGCTGGTCATTTCTTAATGAGGAAATGAACGAGTTTGTGGACTTACTGCCAGCCCAGCAGCGGCTAAGCACTGAGCAGTGGTACAAAGGCACTGCGGATGCGGTTTATCAGAATTTAGATATTATCCGCCGCTACAAAGCGGAATATATTGTCATTCTGGCGGGTGACCATATCTACAAGATGGATTACTCCCGCATGTTGCTCGACCACGCCGAGAAAGGGGCTGAATGCACCGTCGCCTGTATTCCAGTCCCGATTAAAGAAGCCACTGAATTTGGTGTTATGGAAGTCACTGAGGATTACCAGATAACGGCGTTTTATGAAAAACCGGCCAATCCTCCCGCCATGCCGGGCCGCCCGGATATGGCGCTCGCCAGCATGGGGATTTACATTTTCAATGCTGACTATCTATTTAAATTATTAGAAGAAGATAGGAATACCCCCGGCACGAGCCATGATTTCGGTAAAGATCTCATTCCGAAATTAACGGAGCAAAGAGTTGCGTGGGCGCATCCTTTTGACCTTTCCTGTGTGACATCTAATGCCGAACTCCCCCCTTACTGGCGTGATGTCGGGACGTTGGATGCTTACTGGCGAGCCAATCTTGATTTGGCATCGGTGACCCCAGAGCTGGATATGTATGACCGCGATTGGCCGATTCGTACTCATATGGAGCCGCTGCCGCCGGCCAAGTTTGTGCAAGACCGCTCCGGTAGCCATGGTATGACCATGAATTCACTGGTTTCTGGCGGCTGTATTGTGTCTGGTTCAGTGGTGGTGCATTCGGTGTTATTCCCCCGGGTGCGGGTGAATTCGTTCTGTACCATTGATTCCACCTTATTATTACCTGATGTAAATGTCGGCCGTTCGTGCCGCTTGCGCCGTTGCATTATTGACCGCGCCTGCCAGATTCCCGAGGGCATGGTTATTGGGGAAAATGCCGAAGAGGACAGCGCCCGGTTTTACCGTTCCGAGGGCGGGATAGTGCTAGTAACGCGTGCGATGCTCGCCAAGCTTAAAAGTGAATAG
- the glgX gene encoding glycogen debranching protein GlgX, with amino-acid sequence MTRLTSGSPTPAGAHFDGVGINFTLFSANAEQVELCLFDDNNQELRLPLPARSGDIWHGYLLGGKPGQRYGYRVSGPFSPQHGHRFNPHKLLIDPCAHALDRKVGDDPSLNGGVNQPDDRDSSIAVPKCIVVHEEYDWQGDHSPTIPWGNTVIYEAHVRGLTQLHPDIPDDLRGTYAALAHPAMIHYLKKLGITTLELLPVQFHIDEPRLQNMGLSNYWGYNVLAPYAVDPDYASGREGISPLQELRDAVKALHKAGIEVILDVVFNHSAELDVFGPMLCQRGIDNASYYWLTPDGEYDNMTGCGNTLRLSQPYVMQWVIDCLRYWVDSCHIDGFRFDLGTVLGRTPEFDQHAPLFAALAADEKLSGCKMIAEPWDIGWGGYQLGNFPTGFSEWNDQYRDAMRRFWLRGDLPLGQFAQHFAASSNLFKQRDRLPSSSINQITAHDGFTLQDLLCFNKKHNEINGEENRDGSDNNLSNNFGSEGLVANDAIWQRRKACQRALLTTLLLSQGTPMLLAGDEHGHSQQGNNNAYCQNNILTWLDWGSCDGELTAFTAELIRLRQQIPALIRDSWWEEGDGNVQWLDSRGQALSDSAWEQGGQKQLQIQLSQRWLVVINATEQECEMHLPVGEWVIVPPFESSVHTEPLTVWSGSAHAVCVLVQKF; translated from the coding sequence ATGACGAGGTTGACGAGCGGCTCCCCGACACCGGCTGGCGCTCATTTTGATGGTGTCGGGATAAATTTCACCCTATTTTCGGCCAATGCTGAACAGGTTGAACTGTGCTTGTTTGATGATAACAATCAGGAATTACGTCTGCCGCTACCGGCCCGCAGCGGGGATATTTGGCATGGTTATCTTCTCGGAGGAAAGCCGGGGCAGCGCTATGGTTACCGCGTAAGTGGGCCATTCTCCCCGCAACATGGCCACCGCTTTAATCCACATAAATTGCTGATAGACCCCTGCGCCCATGCACTGGATCGAAAAGTGGGCGACGACCCCAGCTTAAATGGCGGGGTTAACCAACCCGACGATCGCGACAGCTCGATTGCGGTGCCTAAGTGTATTGTGGTTCACGAAGAATATGATTGGCAGGGGGATCATTCACCCACCATTCCGTGGGGCAATACCGTCATTTATGAAGCCCATGTGCGCGGTTTAACCCAATTGCATCCGGATATTCCGGATGACCTGCGTGGCACTTATGCTGCGCTGGCTCACCCGGCCATGATTCATTATTTGAAAAAACTGGGTATTACGACATTGGAATTGCTGCCGGTGCAATTCCATATCGATGAGCCGCGGTTACAGAATATGGGGCTGAGTAATTATTGGGGCTATAACGTGCTCGCCCCCTATGCAGTTGATCCGGATTATGCATCGGGTCGAGAAGGTATATCTCCACTGCAAGAGTTACGCGATGCGGTTAAAGCACTGCATAAAGCTGGGATTGAAGTCATTCTGGACGTGGTGTTCAACCACAGTGCCGAGCTGGATGTGTTTGGCCCAATGCTGTGCCAGCGCGGGATTGATAATGCCAGTTACTACTGGCTCACTCCCGACGGTGAATATGACAACATGACAGGCTGCGGCAATACATTACGCCTTAGCCAACCTTATGTGATGCAGTGGGTGATTGACTGCCTGCGTTACTGGGTTGATAGCTGCCATATTGATGGTTTCCGTTTTGACTTGGGCACTGTTCTGGGCCGGACACCTGAGTTTGATCAACATGCGCCCCTTTTTGCCGCACTTGCGGCGGATGAAAAACTCAGTGGCTGCAAGATGATTGCGGAGCCTTGGGATATTGGTTGGGGCGGCTATCAACTGGGTAACTTCCCGACCGGTTTTAGCGAATGGAATGATCAATACCGTGATGCAATGCGCCGCTTCTGGTTACGCGGTGATTTACCGTTGGGGCAGTTCGCCCAGCATTTTGCGGCATCAAGCAATCTGTTCAAGCAACGGGACCGTTTACCTTCCTCTAGCATCAATCAAATTACTGCCCATGATGGCTTTACTTTGCAGGATTTACTGTGTTTTAACAAAAAACACAATGAAATCAATGGTGAAGAAAACCGTGATGGGAGTGATAACAATCTTAGCAATAATTTTGGTAGTGAAGGTTTAGTGGCGAATGATGCTATCTGGCAGCGGCGTAAAGCTTGCCAGCGGGCATTGCTTACCACTTTGTTACTCTCGCAAGGAACGCCGATGCTGCTGGCTGGAGATGAACATGGCCATAGTCAGCAAGGCAACAACAATGCGTATTGTCAAAACAACATTCTTACTTGGCTCGATTGGGGCAGTTGCGATGGTGAATTAACGGCGTTTACTGCCGAACTTATTCGGTTACGCCAGCAGATTCCGGCCCTGATTAGAGACTCATGGTGGGAAGAGGGAGATGGCAATGTGCAATGGCTGGATAGTCGGGGGCAGGCGCTGAGTGATTCGGCTTGGGAGCAGGGCGGCCAGAAACAACTACAAATCCAATTATCTCAGCGCTGGTTGGTGGTGATAAATGCCACTGAGCAAGAGTGTGAAATGCATTTACCTGTGGGGGAATGGGTAATAGTTCCTCCTTTTGAGTCGTCAGTGCATACGGAACCGTTAACCGTATGGAGCGGATCTGCGCATGCCGTTTGCGTGCTCGTACAGAAATTTTAA
- the glpD gene encoding glycerol-3-phosphate dehydrogenase has product METKDLIVIGGGINGAGIAADAAGRGLSVLLLEAQDLACATSSASSKLIHGGLRYLEHYEFRLVSEALAEREVLLKLAPHIAFPMRFRLPHQPHLRPAWMIRTGLFLYDHLGKRTSLPASKGLRFGPESVLKPELVRGFEYSDCWVDDARLVVLNAQEVVERGGEVRTRTKVTRAWREQGLWMVEAIDVNTGKTFTWRAKGLVNATGPWVKQFFDDGLKLKSPYGIRLIKGSHIVVPRVHNQPQAYILQNEDHRIVFVIPWLDEYSIIGTTDVEYHGDPKDVKIDDQEIDYLLKVYNDHFKKQLGRDDIVWTYSGVRPLCDDESDSPQAVTRDYTLDVADEGGKAPLLSVFGGKLTTYRKLAEHALEKLSGYYTNVGPAWTKTGSLPGGDIGGSRDNYTVQLRHRYNWLPEGLARRYARTYGSHSELILADATSIENLGEHFGHGLYEAELRYLVEKEWVVELDDAIWRRTKLGMTLDDAQKQRVAEWLAEVQAEKQQTLSLVS; this is encoded by the coding sequence ATGGAAACCAAAGACTTGATCGTGATCGGCGGCGGTATTAACGGTGCCGGTATCGCTGCAGACGCTGCAGGACGTGGCCTGTCCGTTCTGCTGCTGGAAGCACAAGATTTGGCCTGTGCGACATCTTCGGCCAGCTCCAAACTGATCCACGGTGGCCTGCGCTATCTGGAACACTATGAGTTCCGGCTGGTCAGTGAAGCATTGGCCGAACGTGAAGTATTGCTGAAGCTGGCTCCTCATATTGCTTTCCCAATGCGCTTTCGTCTGCCCCACCAACCCCATCTGCGCCCAGCTTGGATGATTCGTACCGGTTTATTCTTGTACGACCATTTGGGCAAACGTACCAGCTTGCCTGCCAGCAAAGGGCTGCGTTTTGGACCAGAATCAGTATTAAAGCCGGAGCTCGTGCGCGGTTTCGAATATTCCGACTGTTGGGTCGATGATGCCCGTCTGGTGGTGTTGAACGCGCAAGAAGTGGTCGAGCGCGGCGGTGAAGTTCGTACCCGTACCAAAGTGACCCGAGCATGGCGTGAACAGGGCCTGTGGATGGTGGAAGCCATAGATGTAAACACCGGCAAGACCTTTACCTGGCGCGCTAAAGGCTTGGTAAATGCTACCGGCCCATGGGTTAAACAGTTCTTCGATGATGGCCTGAAGCTGAAATCACCTTATGGTATCCGCTTGATCAAAGGCAGCCATATTGTCGTGCCACGGGTCCATAACCAACCGCAGGCCTATATTCTGCAAAACGAAGACCACCGTATTGTCTTCGTCATTCCATGGTTGGATGAATATTCCATCATCGGCACTACTGATGTGGAATACCATGGCGATCCGAAAGATGTGAAGATCGACGACCAGGAAATTGATTACCTGCTGAAGGTGTATAACGACCACTTTAAAAAGCAACTGGGCCGTGATGATATCGTCTGGACTTACTCTGGTGTCCGTCCATTATGTGATGATGAATCAGATTCACCACAAGCAGTAACCCGCGATTACACACTGGATGTCGCTGATGAAGGTGGCAAAGCGCCACTGCTGTCGGTGTTTGGTGGCAAACTGACCACTTACCGTAAATTGGCAGAGCACGCGCTGGAAAAACTGTCCGGTTACTATACGAATGTCGGCCCTGCATGGACAAAAACCGGCTCTTTACCGGGCGGGGATATTGGCGGCAGCCGTGACAACTATACTGTGCAATTGCGCCATCGCTATAACTGGCTACCAGAAGGGTTGGCACGCCGCTATGCCCGAACCTACGGCAGCCACAGCGAACTGATACTGGCGGATGCCACCAGCATCGAAAACTTGGGCGAACATTTCGGCCATGGCTTGTATGAAGCTGAATTGCGCTATCTGGTTGAAAAAGAGTGGGTCGTTGAACTTGATGATGCTATCTGGCGTCGCACCAAGTTAGGTATGACTCTGGATGATGCGCAGAAGCAGCGTGTTGCCGAATGGTTGGCAGAAGTGCAGGCTGAGAAACAACAGACTCTCTCTCTGGTTTCCTGA